One Niallia circulans DNA segment encodes these proteins:
- a CDS encoding helix-turn-helix domain-containing protein: protein MKGKMGKTIQYLRESKGFKLKELCNDILSISQLSKIENGEVIPSADKFIKILSRLNVRYDEFILLMNDEFLEIKIMLEKKLAESVKLRNTQSLQKLSKDASTYYSKYNDIYFKHVESKSLAMLTLISSNNDYSSAREHLQPIKEYLSSIEKWNYYELTLICNCLFMFKIEDAIFFGDKALRSIEENYSLYRNEEIACSLLINLAIYSLDYSEYYSLALKYSQLGGELAYTSHDIVATFQAKIIRQLTYFKLENGKFDNDYLLSLINTFKLLEWDEEFQRIQQFVSKHGIVL, encoded by the coding sequence ATGAAAGGGAAAATGGGAAAAACGATTCAATATCTTAGAGAGAGTAAAGGTTTTAAATTAAAGGAACTTTGTAACGATATCCTCTCTATTTCACAACTATCTAAAATTGAAAATGGAGAAGTGATACCTTCCGCGGATAAATTCATCAAAATATTAAGCAGATTAAATGTACGGTATGATGAATTTATTTTACTTATGAATGACGAATTTTTAGAAATAAAAATAATGCTGGAGAAAAAACTTGCTGAATCAGTTAAACTTCGAAATACACAAAGTTTACAAAAATTATCCAAAGATGCCTCAACTTATTATAGTAAGTATAACGATATCTATTTCAAACATGTAGAATCAAAGTCACTTGCCATGTTAACATTGATTAGCAGTAATAATGATTACAGCAGTGCTCGAGAACATCTTCAACCAATTAAGGAGTATCTATCTAGCATTGAAAAATGGAATTATTATGAACTAACTCTTATTTGCAACTGTTTATTTATGTTTAAGATAGAAGATGCCATTTTTTTTGGAGACAAGGCATTACGCTCTATTGAAGAGAATTATTCATTATATCGAAATGAAGAAATTGCTTGTTCCTTATTAATTAATTTAGCCATTTATTCACTAGATTATAGTGAATATTACTCTCTAGCACTAAAATATTCCCAGCTTGGTGGAGAATTAGCTTATACATCTCACGATATAGTAGCAACCTTCCAGGCAAAAATCATTCGTCAACTTACCTATTTTAAATTAGAGAATGGAAAGTTTGATAATGATTATCTACTCTCACTTATCAATACCTTTAAATTACTTGAATGGGATGAAGAATTTCAACGTATACAGCAATTCGTTTCCAAACACGGAATTGTATTATAA